The Nitrospirae bacterium YQR-1 genome has a window encoding:
- the thiC gene encoding phosphomethylpyrimidine synthase ThiC produces MTQIEKALAGELTEEVRAVAANERLEAATVMRRVASGKVVIPYSIDRKVKVTGIGKGLTTKVNASIGTSTDIINPDMEIEKAMIAEKYGADTIMDLSVGGNITQIRRAVMDAVKLPLGTVPLYEAFAIAAQKYGSVTEMPEELLWEVIERQCQEGVSFMAIHCGINRLTLEVLKKQHYRYGGLVSKGGACMVAWMQYNNKENPLFENFDRVVSILKKYDVVLSLGNGFRAGAIADATDRVQIQELIINCEFAETGRAMGCQTMVEGPGHIPINEIEANIILAKKMSAEAPFYMLGPITTDIAPGYDHITSAVGAALSSSYGVDFLCYVTPAEHLGLPFPEDVREGVIAAKIAAHIGDIVKLSDTAGDKKISKARRDMDWQSQFSLAIDPERAAEIRTKRNGTNEHSCTMCGKFCANDMLQGMFEKHTKGTDKN; encoded by the coding sequence ATGACACAAATTGAAAAGGCACTTGCAGGTGAGTTAACGGAGGAGGTCAGGGCGGTTGCGGCAAATGAGAGACTTGAGGCAGCCACTGTAATGCGCCGGGTGGCATCAGGTAAAGTTGTTATTCCGTATAGTATAGACAGAAAAGTAAAAGTTACCGGTATCGGCAAAGGATTGACAACTAAGGTTAATGCCTCAATAGGCACATCAACCGACATTATTAATCCTGATATGGAAATAGAAAAAGCTATGATAGCAGAAAAATACGGCGCCGATACGATAATGGATTTAAGTGTAGGAGGCAATATAACACAAATCAGGAGAGCCGTAATGGATGCTGTAAAACTGCCCTTAGGCACAGTCCCTCTTTATGAGGCATTTGCCATAGCGGCACAAAAGTACGGCTCTGTTACAGAGATGCCTGAGGAGCTGCTTTGGGAAGTAATAGAGAGACAATGTCAGGAGGGAGTATCCTTTATGGCAATCCATTGCGGCATAAACAGGCTTACTCTTGAGGTTTTGAAAAAACAGCATTACAGGTACGGAGGGCTTGTTTCAAAAGGGGGAGCGTGCATGGTAGCCTGGATGCAGTACAATAACAAGGAAAACCCATTGTTCGAAAACTTTGACAGGGTTGTCAGTATCCTCAAAAAATATGATGTAGTTCTCAGCCTTGGTAACGGATTCCGTGCAGGGGCAATTGCCGATGCAACGGACAGGGTTCAGATACAGGAGTTAATCATAAACTGTGAGTTTGCAGAAACCGGCAGGGCAATGGGCTGTCAGACAATGGTGGAGGGCCCAGGGCATATTCCAATTAATGAGATAGAGGCAAACATTATATTGGCAAAGAAGATGAGCGCAGAGGCGCCGTTTTATATGCTGGGGCCTATTACAACCGATATAGCGCCCGGCTATGACCACATAACCTCAGCAGTGGGTGCCGCCCTGTCGTCATCATACGGAGTGGATTTCCTGTGCTATGTAACTCCGGCTGAGCACCTTGGATTGCCCTTCCCTGAGGATGTAAGAGAGGGTGTAATAGCAGCAAAAATAGCTGCCCACATTGGCGATATAGTAAAACTATCTGATACGGCCGGAGATAAAAAAATCAGCAAGGCAAGAAGAGATATGGATTGGCAGAGTCAGTTTTCTTTGGCAATTGACCCGGAAAGGGCTGCCGAAATAAGAACGAAAAGAAACGGTACTAATGAACACAGTTGCACAATGTGCGGAAAGTTCTGTGCTAACGACATGTTACAAGGCATGTTTGAAAAACACACTAAAGGAACTGATAAGAACTAG
- a CDS encoding ATP-binding protein: MTLITGTVLIVQSDLNIIRQISSKLPEIFNIETTDTLSGAFKHLSSGAIDVVILDLFLFDSSGIDTFLKLRLKYPDIPAILLLDYENSKLIKEAMFHGAQDYLIKEHFDDSFLIHVVESSILRQSYLTKMQITVERQYFSIFKKSMDGILIVDMDGIVQLINPAAELLFDRHSEEIKDQPFGFPLVTGKEADIEILRKDGTIVLAVMRLTVIEWEGQLVYLIMLNDVTDKKKVEIEKQKMQIKILSASKMATLGEVATGMAHEINQPLTYISTFVQGIVEDFKRNTLDFKSLADEAHIAYNQIKRITDIINHLRTFGRRDVVMQKNASDITKILDYSLLLINKRLALKNIVFEKVIEPNLPLVLLNPNQIEQVFINLFINAIDALENRNHNAKIIVEIATCSDSNQVAIKFIDNGTGIWEKAIDKIFEPFYTTKPVGKGTGLGLSITYGIIESHNGSITCESTINEGTCFTIKLPVALSMVSET, translated from the coding sequence ATGACACTAATAACCGGAACAGTTTTAATAGTCCAAAGCGATTTAAACATAATCAGGCAAATAAGTAGTAAATTACCTGAAATTTTTAATATAGAAACTACAGATACTCTCTCAGGTGCATTTAAACATCTGAGCAGTGGTGCAATAGATGTAGTGATTTTGGATCTCTTTCTTTTTGACAGCTCAGGGATAGATACATTTTTAAAGTTGCGTTTAAAATATCCTGACATTCCGGCTATATTGCTGCTTGATTACGAAAACTCAAAGCTTATAAAAGAAGCTATGTTTCATGGAGCTCAGGATTATCTTATCAAGGAACACTTTGATGATAGCTTTCTTATCCACGTGGTTGAGAGTTCGATATTAAGGCAATCGTATTTAACCAAAATGCAAATTACTGTTGAACGACAATACTTTTCAATCTTTAAAAAAAGCATGGATGGTATATTAATTGTAGATATGGACGGTATTGTACAGCTTATAAATCCTGCTGCAGAATTGTTATTTGACCGCCATTCAGAGGAAATTAAAGATCAGCCCTTCGGATTCCCTCTGGTTACCGGTAAGGAAGCTGATATCGAAATACTCAGAAAAGATGGTACTATTGTTTTAGCTGTTATGCGTTTAACTGTTATAGAATGGGAAGGGCAACTCGTATATCTTATAATGCTTAACGATGTAACTGATAAAAAGAAAGTCGAGATAGAAAAACAGAAGATGCAGATAAAGATATTGTCTGCATCTAAGATGGCAACACTGGGGGAGGTGGCTACAGGTATGGCTCACGAAATAAACCAACCCCTTACTTATATAAGCACCTTTGTTCAGGGAATAGTAGAAGACTTTAAACGCAATACTCTTGATTTTAAATCACTGGCTGATGAGGCGCATATTGCATATAATCAGATAAAACGTATTACAGATATAATAAATCATCTGCGAACATTTGGAAGAAGAGATGTTGTTATGCAAAAAAACGCCTCTGACATAACAAAAATATTAGACTATTCACTGCTGCTTATAAATAAAAGATTGGCTCTTAAAAATATTGTTTTTGAAAAAGTTATAGAACCGAATTTGCCTCTTGTATTACTAAATCCTAATCAAATTGAACAGGTTTTTATTAATTTATTCATAAATGCAATTGACGCCTTAGAGAACCGCAATCATAATGCTAAAATAATTGTGGAGATTGCTACATGTTCTGATTCCAATCAAGTTGCTATAAAATTTATTGACAATGGTACCGGTATTTGGGAGAAAGCAATTGATAAAATATTTGAACCGTTTTACACGACTAAACCAGTTGGTAAAGGCACAGGGCTTGGCCTTTCCATTACATATGGAATAATAGAATCTCACAACGGTTCAATAACATGTGAATCAACCATAAACGAGGGTACCTGTTTTACTATTAAGTTACCAGTAGCTTTAAGTATGGTATCTGAGACTTAA